The Oxyura jamaicensis isolate SHBP4307 breed ruddy duck chromosome 5, BPBGC_Ojam_1.0, whole genome shotgun sequence region GTTCACCTAACCGGGTTCTCAGTTTGGAACTCCTCTGTCCAGACTGGAGGAATGGTTAGCATTAGGAGAGGTCACAGGaccttacaaaaaaataaataaaacctttttcttcccagcccTCAAATTAGCTTCTAGCCAACTATGTGTTTGACTCCAATTCCCAGCATATCTCTGAATGACCAAGAGAAACCAGTACAGCAGGGCTTCACAGTTActgaactcatttttttttcctttatttttttttctctgacatagCCTTTGTTCCTCTCTGCCTGTGAAACAAAGATCTTCATCTCtcattgctgctgctctcaggacAATGGTTATAGCCAACGCTGCCTGAAGCACTTTGTCCAAACTAGCAACAAGAGCACCACATAGAAGCTGACAAGGTATAGCCATTGAATTCACTGCCAAAAAGTGAGGTTAccagtgctgccagcacagtCCTGCTTGGTGAAAGTATTAGTTTCACTAGCAGCCCATCTGCGTACGCAGCCTCACACAAGATGAGTGACCAGGTGTCTCCATGTTCTCGTAACAATTCTTTATGACAGAAGCCACAgctcaaaaaaaatcactaaggAGACACCCCACCACATTctcactcattttctttcttactgatCAAGCGCCAAAACTTGcctcctttctgctcttcaggGTAGCTGTGCATACATCTGGCTAGCAGAAAGTTCCCAGCCAGAAAAGTCCTGCTTGCAGAAGAGCATTACACTCACAGTCACAGCAGGTAGAGGACTATTAAACGATCATTGAAGAGAATTAAATACAGTTTGACTCAAAGATATTCACAAATGCTTTGTAGGCTTCTCTGCCCAGTCCTTCCAGAGAGAAAGgtaaacattaaatatatgCTCTGCAAAGAGGAAGTACAGTGAAATGCCCAAGGACACAGAATGAGAGACTAAGAGTTGATGAAGGGGTCCTGGAGTCCAAATCCATCTGTGATCTTTAAAAGCCAAACTAGTtaagagaaaaggaacaaaagcaaatcATGCCAGAACAGATAGTGGACTCAACTGCCAAGATGCAGCAGAATAACTGGCTTCTGCTCAGCaactgctggcagcagtggctCCATGGCTGATGCAGTGCATGGCCCTCACCCACCTCTTTGCACTCACGACTGACTGGCTCTGGAGTCGCGTTGTGGCTGGCAGCTGTGATCATTGCACTGCTGGTGCTCTTGTTTCGCGCATGGCCTTTCCTGAAGACAGCTTTAGAAGGGCTCTGGAGCTGAGGGTGTAGCTCCCAGTTTGGAGATGAAGGTGTGGATGTGATCACAAGCGTCTTCAGAGCTGtcacctctgcctgcagcatgTCAATCTGCGAGAGACAAGGCGAGAGTCAACAGCACCAATCCAGCACAGAGATCAAGTCACAGACAGCACAGTTCTCACCTTTCCCCGTGCCTCCCTCAGCTGTTTCTCTGACGCCGCCTGTTTCGTGTTTGCTTCTCTCACCATCTTGTGTGCTTCCTGGACCAGAAAGAGTTTTAGTCCGTCTGTTGCAGTTCCATCTCAAAAAGCCACCAGGGCAGGCCAAAGCTCTGCCATATCACAAGCAAACAGGGGGACAAGACATCTCTGCCACATCCGAGGTTTGCACTCTACCAAATGAGTTTTCCCCCAGAATTTCCCACAAAAAGGGTTTCGATATTAGGTCGTGGAGTGCATCCCCCTTCTAGGAGTATAACTGACTAAAGTAGCTAAGAGTTCAGCTGGCAGGGTCCAAGGTCGTAATCTTCACTGATAAAAGGTGCTGTGAAGAAAGCTAGAAGCAAGGGCCTGCCCCTCCCTGCCCTTGGGATTTGCTTTAGGGCTGAGGCTTTAACATTGGCACCCACCCATGCTACATCTCAGCCGTGTAGCAGTTGTGTCTGCACCCAATCCAGTGCTCCTGCAATCCTGACCCTAAGCCAGCGGGTTTGTTTCCTGGCTTGACCTCAGGCGTGTGTCATCGCTGCAGACTTGCTGGCTGATCACTGGACTGTTTCTCACCCTGATCACCATCTCTGGCAAAGATCCTGACCCACACTCCACATCCTTGCTCCTCCACTGGTGAGGTCACTGCTCTCCCACTCTTGCCTGCCTTGTTATTGCACTCTGCTCCCACTTCCTTCGTGGCGTGGCCAGCCCTCGCTGCTCTGGGCATGGCTGCAACGCAGCAGCGGTAGCTCAGGTGGGGACTAAACAAGACCAGCTTGAAAGCATCTCCCACAGGAAGGGTGAGGCGGGTGGTGTCAGTCTCAGCTGAGGCCACCCCACAGCACTGCCTCAAAGCACTTTGTCCACGGCCACCGAAGGAAGGCGAAATCCCTCGGGTGTGCTGTCTCTAAGTTCAGCCTGAGCCCGGGCAGCCAGCTGTCCAGAAGCAGGATGCTCTGTGGGGGCTCACACGCAGCACCAGCCCGTGTTTCAAAGGTGCAGCTGGGCTCCGGCTTCCCTCACTGTGCAGTCAGATCGAGAGATAAGAGCTGTTGGCAATGGGATCTTGTCAGGAGAGAGCTTGACAAGAACCACATcaccaaaaaacaaactaaagcAAAACACCATCACAAACATCACCGCCACCACCACAGACAGACATGAACACTCACTGGAGCTGAGCGTACAGGGGACATCCAACTTGCTCCTACCCCAGGCAAGGGCTGACACGAGCCAGGGTCTCATCCCTCctacacagcagctgctgcgcAGATTGCAGagcaggcacagggcagggagtCATGCTCACCTCCAGTTCTGGGCATCCCCATGTCTGGTTTTGCTTGGGTTTGCAACCATGGCCCCATACCTGCTGTGCTATTTATGTCACCATACAGATGTTACGAGGGGAAAGGAGTGCATGCAAACCCTCCCCGGCAGCAGGTACCAGCTCCTGTGAGGCTCTGCCTGcacctctgcacagctttccaatcagaaagaacaagagggaaggaggaagctgTGGGAGGGGATACTGCTGTGGAAGTCCTTCGAGGTAGACTTTCTCTGGAGTTGGAAGCGAGCTTAGTTTAAGAAAtgatgggaaaaggaagagggtgGTACCTCAAACAGGCTAGCTGTTAACTCCTCTAGTTCCTGCTCCAGTTGTTCCCTGACTTTTGACAGTCTCTCACATTCTTTGTCCTTCAGCTTCAGCTCCTGTTGAGGAAGACAAGAGGAATGCATAAAGTCCTAGCAGGCACCAGCAGTGCTGATGCCTGCCTGGCCCCACCTACCAATTGCACCCCTTTTTTCCACCCCTGCGTGGATCAGAGGCCCAAGACTCCTGTCACAGCACTCGGTGCCACCCAAGGCATCCCTCCACAAGCCGTGGTGAGCTTTTCAGGTTGGCATTGCTCGTTTGCCATGAGCAGTGAGGCTGCATAGTAAGCACTGCACACCTCAAGCTGCTTTCTGCATATCGCAGACCCCTGTAGCAGTTTTCCAGGACTAATTTGGACATTGGCCCAGGGACTTTGGACCACCCTAGTAACTGCTCTCCCGTTCCGAAAGACTTTATGACCACCTCAATCTCTCTCTTTTGCGTACTCCAGATTCCTGCGCAGTCACATTCAGACCCTGCTCCCCCACGACCTCTACAAAACGCCCCACTGCTCAAGTCTGTGCCTCCATCCTCAGCTCTTCTCACAAGCTCCGGGCTTTACCTTTTGCGCTTTGTGCAGCTCCTCCTTCAGGAACTCAGATCCCTTTTCACGGATCTCCACCGAGGAGCTGCGGAGGCGTGAGACGTTGCACTGCTCCGCAGACTGGCTCTCATCCCCAATTCCAGCATCCTGGCACCCAGTCTCTGGCTCCTCCTTGCTGCCTTTGGATGGCATTAGTGGCTTCCAGTACCCCACAGCTGGTTGCTGCTGGCTGTCTTCCTCCAAATGGGTCTGGCTGTAGGGGACCAGCACAGTCAAACTTTATATGGGGGTTATCAGCAAACCTGCCAGGCTGAGAGGGAGCCCCAGAGGCAGCATTAAGACACACCAGGCTGGGTTTCCCCAGTATTTCAAGAAGGCTGAGCAGTATTGCACCGAACAGGGCGCTCAGTAACATCCTCTGCTTGCTGGTGGAGCTGCAGTGGGCACTCAAAAGGTTGTGggcctctgtgctgcaggaatcTGAGTCTCAAAACTGAGACCTCATTCAAAACCAGGACTAGGAGGTGATTCACAGCCCCCCTCTAACACTCCCAGCACATCCACCTCCAGCCTCTCAAAGGCACAGAAGTGAGATGGTGAGGGTGTAGGATGAGGCCAAGATTGGCTGAGAGGACCTGCTTcatgcccagcagcagcaccagttCCTTTACCCCTAGGCTGGGCTCGTTTACCCTCAGCACAAGACTTTCCAGGGAGGGAAAGTCCTTAACAAACCATTTTCTCACAACCGGGAGAGAAAACGGGAACTGAAAGAACCACCAGGGACACGGCACAGAGCCCAGGAGCCTGTTAGGTAGGACCAAACCACCCAGAAGCAAGCACAGGTCTGAAGACTCCTTTCACATGGATACAACTTCTAAACCTAGCAAACACCCAGTCGGCATAAGTTCAGGGACACTGCTTCCCCAGCTAAGGGGAAGCAGCAAGACAAAGCACAGCTCCCACATTCCCTAGCAATACACAGATCCTTCACAGCAAACCCAGCCTTCGCCCCCACTCCTCTTCAAACTGTTGCTTTTCCACCAAAGCCCGCCACGGTGCTGCCAAAAGCAGTGTATCCTCCCCGAGCTGAGACGAAGCCCTACGCCTTAGTTCCAAAGGCTGGCACGTACAGATGTAGCAGAGACAGGAAATCAGAAAAGTCACCCGGGACACGGCTCCCCAGCGCTCAGTAGGACTTTGTCAGCTGTTGGCACGCTAACACAGACCAAGGCTGATGAATCGAGCaggctttgcagctgctggggtcTTACGGGAGGAAAAAGCAGACTTGGACATCCACGTGGCAGGCGCTGCAATCACGGTGCTGCCAGGAGCACGTGCATCACTCCTCCCTGCACAGAGCTGTCCTCACACCGTCACCTGCCACTTGAAGCCCGAGGGAGTGCCACCAAGCCCTGTGCACGTGGAGGCTGTCTATCACGTCCAGCCACTCGGCAGCACTCGCACACTGCTCTGCAGATCAACCAGCTGCCAGCTATCTGTAACAAGCCTTGGCAGAGCTGTGGAGCTATCCTTTCGCATGCACAGCATCAGTCCCTCCTCCTGCACgcttcctggctgctgcctcttgCCCACCACCTTCTCGTGCAAAGCAGCCATCACCTTTTAACATTTAAGGtcccctcctcttcttcccttttcccaatctctatttttctctcctggtcTTGCTCCACCTCCTGCATTCCAACCAGACCCCACTCTGACCCCGGCCCCATACCGTACATCAGAGCACAGAGAGCAAGCTTGTATCCTCAGCCACGCACAGCCCAACACAACCTCAATCTCTTTCACCTCACCCAAATATAAAACGCAGTCGAATCCTGaggcccagctgcagccaagCCTTCTTCACCTAGGCTATGCCACCCGACAGCAGCACGGTGCTGTTGCCTTTTCTACTCCAACTGCCCTGGGGCAATGCAGGTACCTTCCTTCTCCCCAAAGCTGTGCATGAACAGCAGCTATCGGCGGTGATCTTTcaaagagggaaagaagcagcagctaatTCAGCATGGGTATCACAGGAATAGTGTGAAAAAGACACAAGGAAATCTCCGAATCCTTGTAAAACTAAAGCACAGGACCATCCATGATGCTATGCCATGCAGACTGGACAGCATTTTTTCTACAGAACTGGGAAAAGGGGACATTGCAGTCAGAACCCCAGATTTTGGTGGGCTCTTAGTAGAGCAAGAACAAGTGAGAATGTCAACAGTGCTGGAAGGTAGGAAAGGTTGCAGAAGGAAAGGGGGTCCTGTTGACTTCACCTGTTTTTTACTGAACTTTTGCTGGGAAGATCTAGGAGGAGAGGCTCATTCTGGTAATAATACTCAATTTGGAAGCGTTGAAAATAACATAGGGAAAgggcatgaaaataaaaataattttgatcaGAGGGAAAAGGACAGACAGTGCTGCCGTGCAAAGATAATTCAGCTCAAGCTATTCATCACACTGGAACTGCTAGATAAAAAACAATACACACAAATGCATACACCTGAGTGAGTGACCCGTGACCAACAGGAATTCCCATACTGTGCATGCCTCTACCCTTTAGGTGCAAGAGGGCAGACAAGTGTGCATTACACCGTGTTCAGACTGTGCAGCGCTTGTTTTATCCAGTTTGGCTGCTCTGTTGACGCGTTTGGTTCATCAGAGGAAGGGCAAAActgcacagaagaaatgaaatggttttaaaaggcCAAGATGAGCTAACATGTATCACATACCTAAACAGCAACATAGCTAACGGAATAAGTAGGTCTCCAAAGGCTTCACTCAGGAAGGGGAGGTACCAAGCAAAAGAATGACCCAATGGAAAGGAATGAAGCCCATTACAGGAAGATGGGGAGTTGATGAAAACAACTCATCCTTGCCACACAAAAATCAGGGGAGGTTTTCTGCCGTGGATTTGCCATGAAGCAGGGAGAGCATTTCAAACAGAAAGGTTCGTTCAACAGTTCAGCTATTTCTCAGGTGGCACAGTGAAAGCCCTCTCTGCCATAGACCTCTGAGATTAGGTTGGGCCAATGACAGGGACCACATCTCCCCAGGCACTCCTGCGCTGGACCCGAAGCTCACTAGAAGGAGCCCAGCTCCTGTGATcagaagacaacaaaaaacaaagcgGAGAGGAAAAAACTAAATTCAAACCCaaacagctagaaaaaaaaaatgaggacatTTCAACAGTCCACTTAACTACCAAGAGTTAACCTATCCCATATATAacaagggggaaaagggaaaaaaacgtCTCCTCATGACTTAAGTTCTCAGGTGAGAGTTATCTGCCTTGGAAGACACGTATGCTCTGTACATAGAAGCAGGATGGAAGAAAACTGGAAGACAGGCAGAAATAGAACAAGCCCCATCTACACCATCTCCATAATGCCACAGGACCTAAAAACCTACCCCGAAAAATCATCTCATCTTCCATAACGGAACAGCACGTTCTCCACATTGTGCAAACAGAACTGCCAAGAAAGCCTTGGTTGTGCTGACTTCTGTCCAGACAAGCCTTTATCTCCATTCTCCAGCTGGGGTTTGAAATACACACCCTGAGCAACCAAAGGACCACGTACGCTTGTGCTGTCCTGCTATTGCTGGCCTGACTGGTAGCTGTGTTCCTCAGAAAAAATGTACCATATCCTAACGGTCCCCCACATACAccagaaatgcaaaaatcagGGGGGAAAAATCCCcaagaaacaagcaaataataataaaaaagaactaacaaaatatacattaaaaaaaaaaaaaagccacacgCACCACAACCTTCTAAAGTTGGATTCtgtagaaaaagcaaaaaaatgtgcAGGATCCGCAGTTTTTCCAGCAGGCCTCACGTTTCCTGCAGTGCTGATTTGACAGGGTTATTTCCTGTACCAACAGCCTGCGGGTCCCTCCAGGTTAAACTCCAGCCCGCAGGCTGCCGAGGAGGACTTGAGCGTGCGGTGCCGGTGGGAACAGCCCTgtagctgctgtgtggtgctgccACGATCCCAAATCAGCCCACGGAGAACCACTCGCCTGTCCCACCGGGCACTCAGCAG contains the following coding sequences:
- the RAB3IL1 gene encoding guanine nucleotide exchange factor for Rab-3A isoform X1, which translates into the protein MRRGLTVLVPYSQTHLEEDSQQQPAVGYWKPLMPSKGSKEEPETGCQDAGIGDESQSAEQCNVSRLRSSSVEIREKGSEFLKEELHKAQKELKLKDKECERLSKVREQLEQELEELTASLFEEAHKMVREANTKQAASEKQLREARGKIDMLQAEVTALKTLVITSTPSSPNWELHPQLQSPSKAVFRKGHARNKSTSSAMITAASHNATPEPVSRECKESGVPAALCLHLCVTPGKAVRITCEPGWQALGAEACSSLRQVDSVLFAEFQSWKESPTLDKSCSFLDRIYREDVGPCLDFSKQELSELVRAAVEQNTLTIEPVASQALSVVKGSAEDCGGPKKCALSGLPRTCKHRITLGDSGNYYYISPSCRARITAACNFFTYIRYIQQGLVRQDVELMFWEVMRLRREMSLAKLGFYPNEI
- the RAB3IL1 gene encoding guanine nucleotide exchange factor for Rab-3A isoform X4, encoding MRRGQTHLEEDSQQQPAVGYWKPLMPSKGSKEEPETGCQDAGIGDESQSAEQCNVSRLRSSSVEIREKGSEFLKEELHKAQKELKLKDKECERLSKVREQLEQELEELTASLFEEAHKMVREANTKQAASEKQLREARGKIDMLQAEVTALKTLVITSTPSSPNWELHPQLQSPSKAVFRKGHARNKSTSSAMITAASHNATPEPVSRECKESGVPAALCLHLCVTPGKAVRITCEPGWQALGAEACSSLRQVDSVLFAEFQSWKESPTLDKSCSFLDRIYREDVGPCLDFSKQELSELVRAAVEQNTLTIEPVASQALSVVKGSAEDCGGPKKCALSGLPRTCKHRITLGDSGNYYYISPSCRARITAACNFFTYIRYIQQGLVRQDVELMFWEVMRLRREMSLAKLGFYPNEI
- the RAB3IL1 gene encoding guanine nucleotide exchange factor for Rab-3A isoform X2, translating into MHSMGIPVGHGQTHLEEDSQQQPAVGYWKPLMPSKGSKEEPETGCQDAGIGDESQSAEQCNVSRLRSSSVEIREKGSEFLKEELHKAQKELKLKDKECERLSKVREQLEQELEELTASLFEEAHKMVREANTKQAASEKQLREARGKIDMLQAEVTALKTLVITSTPSSPNWELHPQLQSPSKAVFRKGHARNKSTSSAMITAASHNATPEPVSRECKESGVPAALCLHLCVTPGKAVRITCEPGWQALGAEACSSLRQVDSVLFAEFQSWKESPTLDKSCSFLDRIYREDVGPCLDFSKQELSELVRAAVEQNTLTIEPVASQALSVVKGSAEDCGGPKKCALSGLPRTCKHRITLGDSGNYYYISPSCRARITAACNFFTYIRYIQQGLVRQDVELMFWEVMRLRREMSLAKLGFYPNEI
- the RAB3IL1 gene encoding guanine nucleotide exchange factor for Rab-3A isoform X6 — protein: MRRGLTVLVPYSQTHLEEDSQQQPAVGYWKPLMPSKGSKEEPETGCQDAGIGDESQSAEQCNVSRLRSSSVEIREKGSEFLKEELHKAQKELKLKDKECERLSKVREQLEQELEELTASLFEEAHKMVREANTKQAASEKQLREARGKIDMLQAEVTALKTLVITSTPSSPNWELHPQLQSPSKAVFRKGHARNKSTSSAMITAASHNATPEPVSRECKEVDSVLFAEFQSWKESPTLDKSCSFLDRIYREDVGPCLDFSKQELSELVRAAVEQNTLTIEPVASQALSVVKGSAEDCGGPKKCALSGLPRTCKHRITLGDSGNYYYISPSCRARITAACNFFTYIRYIQQGLVRQDVELMFWEVMRLRREMSLAKLGFYPNEI